In the Nocardioides panaciterrulae genome, GCGTACACCATGACCGCCCCGAGCCCCACCATCAGACCACCGATCAGCCCGGACCCCAGGACCAGGACGGCGCGCCGGAGCGGCGACTGCGGCACGAGGGCGGCCTGGTCCAGCACCCGACTGGCCGTGACGACTGCGTCGGCCTCGAGCGTGTCGTTCTCGATCTGGTCCTGCAGCTGGGTGATCTGGCCGATCATCTGGCCCCGTCGGGCGAGCACGTCCGCCGCTTGTTGGCTGTCCTCGCCCCTCGACGTGATCAGGTCGTACTGGTGCGTGAGGGCGTCGGCCTGGGTCTGCAGCGCAGCGATGCGCTTGCGGTAGCCCTCGGTGGCGGCCCTGGACTGCTGGGTGAGCTGCTCCTGCCGGTAGCCCAGGTACGTCTGGCCGAGCAGGCGCGCCCGGCGTACGGCGTCCTCCGGGTTCGATCCGTTGATGTCAACCTGCAGCACGCTGGAGGTCGCCGGCTCGGTGAGGATGCTGCTGAGCAGGTGGTCAGGGGACTCGTCGGAACCCAGCTCGTCGGCCAGCCTCTGGGCCACGGCTCGGGTGTGGAGCAGCCTGACGTCGGTCGCCATGGCGGTGTCGGGCTGCGTCGTGGGGTCGTGCGCGAGCAACAGGGTCACGGTGCCGATGCTCTGTGGAGGGATCAGGACGAGCCAGCACAGTGCGAGGGCGGACCCGAGAACGGTGCTCCCGACCCAGACGTACCAAAGCCTGCGCAGCGTGGCCCGGACGAACGCGAGGCTCATCGTGCCACCGGCCGGCGCCACCTCGGGGTCACGACGCCCGACGGTCTCGTCCTCGATGTGCCAGGTCGAGGTCATGACGCCCCCCCTTTCCACGACGAGTCACGCAGAGAGACCGGACGCGGTCCGCTCCCCCGGGACGGCAGGGGCTGCTGCTGCAGTCGCTCGTGGGGCAGCTGCCTCCCCGTCGTCTTGTCGAGGGGGTCCGGATCGGCGACCAGCACCCCGGAGATGCGGAAGCCGGCCTCGTAGGCGACCACGGCCGCCCGCGCGAGGTCTTCGGAGGAGGCCGCCCGGGAGGAGACGGCCAGCACGACGATGGCCGAGCGATGCAGGGGAGGCATCTGGGGAGAGCGCCGGTCGAGCACGGACACGAGCACCGTCAGCTCCGCCGGATGAGTGGTCTGACGCCGGGACGAGACCCTCAGGTGCGGACGGATCTCCTCGTTGCCGGCGGAGGAACAGGCGGCCCACAGCGCCGCCGTCGCGTCCCCCTGCTCGGGGACCAACCTCGTCGAGATGCCGATCGAGGCGGCGTACGACGCGACCTGCGGACCCAGGGACAGGGCCCGGGGGTCGTCCTCCAGACTCAGGACGCACAGCCGGTGCCCGGCAGTCGACACCTCGCCGGCGTGGGTCTCGGAGTTGCGCATCGCCAGGTCGTCGAGCCCCAGACCCGCGAGCGCCAGCCTGACGGTCCATCCCTCCGCCACGCTCGGGGTGTAGCGCTCGAGGAGAGAGCTCCAGGCGGCCACGCTGCGCGGGACCTGGCTTCTGAGAGAGGCGATCACCTCGCTGCCGATCGCGTCGGCGATCTCGTCACGGGTGCCGAGCTTGGCATCGCGCCGACCCAGGCCGACCATCACCACGATGGAGAGGGCGACCGCGAGTGCCGCACCTCCCACCCCTGCCATGAGGTACCAGAGGACCAGCCGCGGTCGCTTGGCCGAGCTGCCGTTGTCGAGGATGTGTCCACCGGCGCCCCCCGACGCGTCCGCCATCTTCGTCTCCAGCGAGTTGATCTCCAGCACCAGGGCGGTCTGCTGGGCCGTCAGCTGCGCCAGCGCACTCGCGTCCCGCCGGGCGACGGTCGAGTCCGCGCGCTCGGACTCGAGTCGTCTCTGTGCTCGTGCGACCTGGATCTCGACGTCGTGCAGCGTCTTCTGCAGTGCGTCGCGGCGGTTCCGCAGCCCGACCAGCTCGGCGCTGGACAGTGAGCTCGGCGCTTCTTGCTGGTAGGCGATCTCCGCCTGGGCCACGGCTCGCGCAAGCGCCGTCGCCGCCGCACCCGACGTGCCGTGTGCGGTGATGTCGAGCACGTCCGGAGTCGGTGCACTCACCGACACCAGGCTGTGGACCTCGCGCCGCGAGAGCGCGGGCGACACAGCGCTGGCCGCCGGTCCGAGCACCGCGTCGCTCTCGGCGATGCTCACCTGTGTGCTCGCCTCCCAGGCCGTCTGCTCACCGTTCGCCTGGATCTGGCGCACCGGGAGCAGCACCTTGCTGGTGCTCGTGTAGAGCGGTGGCTTCCAGGTCACGAATGCGACGCC is a window encoding:
- a CDS encoding Wzz/FepE/Etk N-terminal domain-containing protein, with product MPEQMDVRSAFSLIRRRRRWLAAIAILGALLGVAFVTWKPPLYTSTSKVLLPVRQIQANGEQTAWEASTQVSIAESDAVLGPAASAVSPALSRREVHSLVSVSAPTPDVLDITAHGTSGAAATALARAVAQAEIAYQQEAPSSLSSAELVGLRNRRDALQKTLHDVEIQVARAQRRLESERADSTVARRDASALAQLTAQQTALVLEINSLETKMADASGGAGGHILDNGSSAKRPRLVLWYLMAGVGGAALAVALSIVVMVGLGRRDAKLGTRDEIADAIGSEVIASLRSQVPRSVAAWSSLLERYTPSVAEGWTVRLALAGLGLDDLAMRNSETHAGEVSTAGHRLCVLSLEDDPRALSLGPQVASYAASIGISTRLVPEQGDATAALWAACSSAGNEEIRPHLRVSSRRQTTHPAELTVLVSVLDRRSPQMPPLHRSAIVVLAVSSRAASSEDLARAAVVAYEAGFRISGVLVADPDPLDKTTGRQLPHERLQQQPLPSRGSGPRPVSLRDSSWKGGAS